A single window of Rubripirellula lacrimiformis DNA harbors:
- a CDS encoding DUF4832 domain-containing protein, producing the protein MPTHPILARLCLGVFCCATMGAAANLSSRPLLAQGATAAWRPVALDHQIDRVAPWTGIVLWNDNDKATSDAIQLEYRYVRYNDIVGADGSYRWAEVDNLLDQIASRQHQAILRFYFVYPGKPAAVPESLTKQPGYRGVTAKSEGKSTGFVDWSHPAVEAFVIDFYSRFADRYDRDPRLAYLQTGFGLWGEYHIYDGPRGLGETFPSKAFQTRFLNHLASSFKQTPWMISVDSADGDYSPFEEQPQLLEIDFGVFDDSFLCKQHAKVNARNWQFLKIDRWKRSPGGGEFSYYNRRDQKNALSKAGPNGRSFEDMAKDFHVSFMIGNDQPRYQEMNRIAEAGMATGYRIEIDQCSTNGDDWRMTVTNRGVAPMYHDAYVSVAGKRCAQSLKGLLPGESLTCQIAGAGSAADISIQSDRLVDGQTIPFAAK; encoded by the coding sequence ATGCCAACCCATCCGATCCTGGCCCGACTTTGCCTGGGCGTATTTTGCTGTGCCACCATGGGGGCGGCCGCAAATCTTTCGTCCCGTCCGCTGTTGGCCCAGGGCGCCACCGCAGCTTGGCGGCCGGTTGCGTTGGATCACCAGATTGATCGAGTCGCCCCGTGGACTGGCATCGTGCTTTGGAATGACAACGACAAGGCCACCAGCGACGCCATCCAGTTGGAATATCGCTACGTCCGGTACAACGACATCGTCGGCGCCGACGGCAGCTACCGATGGGCCGAAGTTGACAATCTGTTGGACCAGATCGCATCGCGCCAGCATCAAGCCATCCTGCGGTTCTATTTTGTCTATCCCGGCAAACCGGCCGCAGTGCCCGAGTCGCTCACCAAGCAGCCCGGCTATCGTGGCGTGACAGCCAAGTCCGAAGGCAAGTCAACGGGATTTGTGGACTGGTCCCATCCCGCAGTCGAAGCGTTTGTGATCGATTTCTATTCTCGATTCGCCGACCGATACGATCGCGATCCACGCTTGGCCTACCTGCAGACAGGATTCGGTTTGTGGGGCGAATACCACATCTACGATGGGCCCCGCGGGCTTGGCGAAACTTTTCCAAGCAAAGCTTTTCAAACCCGGTTTTTGAATCATCTGGCGTCGTCGTTCAAGCAGACCCCGTGGATGATCTCTGTCGATTCGGCCGATGGTGATTATTCGCCGTTCGAAGAACAACCCCAACTGCTGGAGATCGACTTTGGCGTGTTCGATGATTCGTTCCTGTGCAAACAACATGCGAAGGTCAATGCACGGAACTGGCAGTTCCTAAAGATCGATCGTTGGAAACGATCACCGGGCGGGGGCGAGTTCAGTTATTACAACCGGCGTGACCAAAAGAACGCCTTGTCGAAAGCGGGCCCCAACGGTCGTTCGTTCGAAGACATGGCCAAGGATTTTCATGTTTCGTTCATGATTGGCAACGATCAGCCCCGTTACCAGGAAATGAACCGGATTGCCGAAGCCGGCATGGCGACCGGGTATCGGATTGAAATCGATCAGTGCAGCACCAACGGTGACGATTGGCGTATGACGGTCACCAATCGCGGCGTCGCACCGATGTACCACGACGCCTACGTCAGCGTCGCGGGCAAACGTTGTGCACAATCGTTGAAAGGACTGTTGCCGGGCGAAAGCTTGACTTGCCAGATCGCCGGCGCCGGCAGTGCCGCTGATATCTCGATCCAATCGGATCGTTTGGTCGATGGCCAAACGATCCCATTCGCTGCAAAGTGA